One Kribbella sp. NBC_00662 genomic region harbors:
- a CDS encoding thioredoxin domain-containing protein has product MANELGRSTSPYLRQHAENPVEWREWSDRAFAEARERDVPIFLSVGYSACHWCHVMAHESFEDAETAAYLSEHFVSVKVDREERPDVDAIYMAATVAMTGQGGWPMSAFLTPAGEPFFCGTYFPKDARGGMASFRQVLEAITDAWTNRREQIDGIGKNVVEQLGARQQPAGGEVDLDRAVQLLKTDFDPVDAGFGQAPKFPPSMVLDFLLRHHRRTGDEDALAMVAHTCDRMARGGMYDQLAGGFARYSVDGRWVVPHFEKMLYDNALLLDVYTQWWTVSADPLARRIAEETADFLLAELRTPEGGFASALDADTDGEEGKYYAWTADQLYEVLGAQDAEWVVELCDVTGTFEHGASVLQLRQDPDDFERWSRVRESLRQARSLRTYPGRDDKVVAAWNGLAITALTRAGVVFDRPQYVEAATQAAGLIRDVHLDGRLYRTSRDGVRGSADGVLEDYAAFAQACLTLLGATGDVTWFETAKSLLDRVLEQFVADGSYFDTAADAEELVWRPQDPTDNATPSGVSLAAEAFTTLASLTGSVRYETAAAEALKASAAIAERAPRFAGRALAVAETIAGGPLEIAIVGVQPELIRIAFTDAPWGTAIVAGEPGLAVPLMEGRDQRAAYVCQKFTCRLPVTLPEHLRRELRPVD; this is encoded by the coding sequence ATGGCGAACGAGCTCGGGCGATCGACCAGTCCGTACCTGCGGCAGCACGCGGAGAACCCGGTCGAGTGGCGGGAGTGGTCGGACCGGGCGTTCGCGGAGGCGCGGGAGCGGGACGTGCCGATCTTCCTCTCGGTCGGGTACTCCGCGTGTCACTGGTGTCATGTGATGGCGCACGAGTCGTTCGAGGACGCGGAGACCGCCGCGTACCTGAGCGAGCACTTCGTCAGCGTGAAGGTGGACCGCGAAGAACGGCCCGACGTCGATGCCATCTACATGGCGGCGACGGTGGCGATGACCGGGCAGGGCGGGTGGCCGATGTCGGCGTTCCTGACGCCGGCGGGCGAGCCGTTCTTCTGCGGGACGTACTTCCCGAAGGACGCGCGCGGTGGGATGGCGTCGTTCCGGCAGGTGCTGGAGGCAATCACCGACGCGTGGACGAACCGGCGCGAGCAGATCGACGGCATCGGCAAGAACGTGGTCGAGCAGCTCGGCGCGCGGCAGCAGCCGGCCGGGGGAGAGGTCGACCTGGACCGGGCGGTGCAGCTGCTGAAGACCGACTTCGATCCGGTCGACGCCGGGTTCGGGCAGGCGCCGAAGTTCCCGCCGTCGATGGTGCTCGACTTCCTGCTCCGCCACCACCGGCGTACCGGGGACGAGGACGCGCTGGCGATGGTCGCGCACACCTGCGACCGGATGGCGCGCGGTGGGATGTACGACCAGCTGGCGGGCGGGTTCGCGCGGTACTCCGTCGACGGTCGGTGGGTCGTGCCGCATTTCGAGAAGATGCTGTACGACAACGCTCTGCTGCTTGATGTCTATACGCAGTGGTGGACTGTGTCGGCTGATCCGCTCGCGAGGCGTATCGCGGAGGAGACTGCCGACTTCCTCCTCGCCGAGCTGCGTACGCCGGAGGGCGGGTTCGCGTCGGCGCTTGACGCGGACACCGATGGAGAGGAAGGCAAGTACTACGCGTGGACTGCGGATCAGTTGTACGAGGTTTTGGGTGCGCAGGATGCGGAGTGGGTCGTCGAGCTGTGTGACGTCACCGGCACCTTCGAGCATGGTGCGTCGGTCCTCCAGCTCCGGCAGGACCCCGACGACTTCGAGCGTTGGTCGCGGGTCCGCGAAAGCCTCCGGCAAGCGCGAAGCCTTCGTACCTATCCAGGGCGCGACGACAAAGTAGTTGCTGCTTGGAACGGTCTCGCGATCACGGCTCTCACCCGAGCGGGCGTCGTGTTCGACAGGCCACAGTATGTCGAGGCGGCGACGCAGGCGGCTGGATTGATCCGGGACGTGCATCTCGACGGGCGGTTGTACCGGACGTCGCGGGACGGCGTGCGGGGGAGTGCGGACGGCGTACTCGAGGACTATGCGGCGTTTGCCCAGGCCTGCTTGACTTTGCTGGGCGCCACCGGCGACGTGACGTGGTTCGAGACGGCGAAGTCCTTGCTGGACAGGGTTCTGGAGCAATTTGTTGCCGATGGCTCATACTTTGACACCGCGGCGGACGCGGAGGAGCTGGTCTGGCGGCCGCAGGACCCGACGGACAATGCCACGCCGTCCGGTGTGAGCCTGGCCGCGGAAGCGTTCACCACCCTGGCCAGTCTGACCGGATCGGTCCGGTACGAGACCGCTGCCGCCGAAGCGCTGAAAGCATCGGCGGCCATCGCCGAGCGAGCGCCGCGGTTCGCCGGCCGGGCGCTCGCGGTCGCCGAGACGATTGCCGGCGGCCCCCTTGAGATCGCCATCGTCGGTGTGCAGCCCGAGCTGATCAGGATCGCGTTCACCGACGCGCCGTGGGGTACGGCGATCGTCGCGGGCGAGCCCGGTCTCGCCGTACCGCTGATGGAGGGTCGCGACCAGCGCGCGGCGTACGTCTGTCAGAAATTCACCTGCCGGCTGCCGGTGACGTTGCCGGAACACCTTCGGCGCGAGTTGCGCCCGGTGGACTGA
- the greA gene encoding transcription elongation factor GreA, giving the protein MTQKIDEDSVVWLTQDGYDQLKSELEHLKGPARAEITQRISEARDEGDLKENGGYHAAKDEQGKIEARIRQLEDMLRRARVGETPKAGGKIEPGMKVSITFAGDDDVETFLLGSRELLALDASVDIDVYSPQSPLGAAILGKKKGDKATYEAPNGKPVTVQIVAAEPFTG; this is encoded by the coding sequence GTGACGCAGAAGATCGATGAGGACAGCGTTGTCTGGCTGACGCAGGACGGTTACGACCAGCTGAAGTCGGAGCTCGAGCACCTCAAGGGCCCGGCCCGCGCCGAGATCACGCAGCGGATCAGCGAGGCCAGGGACGAGGGCGACCTCAAGGAGAACGGCGGCTACCACGCCGCGAAGGACGAACAGGGCAAGATCGAGGCCCGGATCCGGCAGCTCGAGGACATGCTCCGTCGGGCCCGGGTCGGCGAGACCCCGAAGGCCGGCGGCAAGATCGAGCCGGGCATGAAGGTGTCGATCACCTTCGCCGGTGACGACGACGTCGAGACGTTCCTGCTCGGCTCCCGTGAGTTGCTCGCCCTGGACGCGTCGGTGGACATCGACGTCTACTCGCCGCAGTCCCCTCTCGGCGCCGCGATCCTCGGCAAGAAGAAGGGCGACAAGGCCACCTACGAGGCGCCCAACGGCAAGCCCGTAACGGTCCAGATCGTCGCCGCGGAACCCTTCACCGGCTGA
- a CDS encoding ABC transporter permease, translating to MSIEVPARVNPLARALSDAGILAWRSLKRIPRTPDMLIYATIQPIMFVLLFAYVFGNAIPIPGFPGPKAYREFLMAGIFAQTMAFAVASASVGLADDMSKGLIDRFRSLPMARSGVIAGRVVGDLVFNTFVMLIMVLCGLVVGWRWHNGFGQALAAFGILLLFAFAMLWVGALIGLSVGGPEVASSAGLIWLFPLTFLSNAFVPTPQLPSALQPIAEWNPISSIVAACRHLFGNPSPFASPDSFPAQHPVWLSLIWCAAIIAVFAPLAVRKYRSATGH from the coding sequence GTGAGTATCGAGGTGCCGGCCCGGGTGAATCCGCTCGCGCGGGCGTTGTCGGACGCCGGGATCCTGGCCTGGCGGAGTCTGAAGCGGATCCCGCGGACCCCGGACATGCTGATCTACGCGACCATCCAGCCGATCATGTTCGTGCTGCTGTTCGCCTACGTGTTCGGCAACGCGATCCCCATCCCCGGCTTCCCCGGACCGAAGGCGTACCGGGAGTTCCTGATGGCCGGGATCTTCGCGCAGACGATGGCGTTCGCGGTCGCCTCGGCGAGTGTCGGGCTGGCCGACGACATGTCGAAGGGGCTGATCGACCGGTTCCGGTCGTTGCCGATGGCAAGGTCCGGGGTGATCGCCGGACGGGTGGTCGGCGACCTGGTGTTCAACACGTTCGTGATGCTGATCATGGTGCTCTGCGGCCTCGTCGTCGGCTGGCGCTGGCACAACGGCTTCGGTCAGGCGCTGGCGGCGTTCGGGATCCTGCTGCTGTTCGCGTTCGCGATGCTCTGGGTGGGTGCGCTGATCGGGTTGTCCGTCGGTGGGCCCGAGGTGGCGTCGTCCGCGGGGCTGATCTGGCTGTTCCCGCTGACCTTCCTCTCGAACGCGTTCGTCCCCACGCCACAACTCCCGAGCGCCCTGCAACCGATCGCCGAGTGGAACCCGATCTCCTCGATCGTCGCCGCCTGCCGCCACCTGTTCGGCAACCCGTCACCGTTCGCCAGCCCGGACAGCTTCCCCGCGCAGCATCCGGTCTGGCTCTCGCTGATCTGGTGCGCCGCAATCATCGCCGTCTTCGCCCCACTGGCAGTCCGCAAGTACCGGAGCGCCACTGGGCATTGA
- a CDS encoding nitroreductase family protein codes for MPVHPLLASRFSPLWFDSEWTVTDDDVELLLDAARWAPSAGNSQPWAYFVARRGEPEHDRIVKHLARSSARWAPSASLLIVTMAHRYVEDTDWAYSDFADYDLGQSVAHLTLQAHAMDLACRQFRAFNLETLTDDLKPGAGWHVVSMIAIGRAAEDRPADRERRSTEELRTAPWD; via the coding sequence ATGCCCGTGCACCCGTTGCTCGCCAGCCGTTTCAGTCCGCTGTGGTTCGACTCCGAGTGGACCGTCACCGACGACGACGTCGAGCTTCTCCTCGACGCGGCCCGCTGGGCGCCGTCCGCGGGCAACTCCCAGCCCTGGGCGTACTTCGTCGCGCGCCGCGGCGAGCCCGAGCACGATCGCATCGTCAAGCACCTGGCCCGCAGCTCGGCCCGCTGGGCACCGAGCGCGTCCCTGCTGATCGTGACGATGGCCCATCGGTACGTCGAGGACACCGACTGGGCCTATTCCGACTTCGCGGACTACGACCTCGGCCAGTCCGTCGCACACCTGACCCTGCAGGCCCACGCCATGGACCTCGCCTGCCGCCAGTTCAGGGCCTTCAACCTCGAGACCCTCACCGACGACCTGAAGCCGGGCGCCGGCTGGCACGTCGTCTCGATGATCGCGATCGGCCGCGCCGCCGAGGATCGCCCGGCGGATCGTGAGCGACGCAGTACCGAGGAACTCCGGACCGCGCCCTGGGACTAG
- a CDS encoding copper resistance D family protein codes for MSATRATRAARHRMPGRLVAAGVGAVVIASVALVVALFAAGSQPRDLGGIGGPDLFISWLLPLLKLISTLATVGCAGALLAAVVLLRIEGGPLGVQGRRAVRDASNSAIIWAVCAFANAIVTAAILLDTPVSLLRMRFDDALGVPEVKALLITGILVLALAIGIRRVQTSSAAGLGVLVAIAALIPTAVTAYPRNESYVVLAGAALVIHVIAATTWVGGLAGLVRYGRASRTGLPIVLERYGQVAFISSIAVLLSGLISAAGRLAAKGGGWGSILDPLTGDAYGALLIVKIVAFLLLIVLSALHRGRAHGDLLDGGQPFWRIVGVELFVMALALGLSIALSQTV; via the coding sequence GTGAGCGCGACTCGCGCTACCCGCGCCGCCCGGCATCGCATGCCCGGACGTCTGGTCGCGGCCGGGGTCGGTGCTGTCGTCATCGCCTCGGTGGCTCTGGTGGTCGCGCTGTTCGCGGCCGGCAGCCAGCCACGTGACCTCGGCGGTATCGGCGGTCCGGACCTCTTCATCTCCTGGCTGCTGCCACTGCTCAAGCTGATCTCCACGCTCGCGACGGTCGGCTGCGCCGGCGCGCTGCTCGCCGCGGTCGTCCTGCTGCGGATCGAGGGCGGCCCGCTGGGCGTCCAGGGCCGTCGTGCGGTCCGGGACGCGAGCAACTCGGCGATCATCTGGGCGGTCTGTGCGTTCGCCAACGCCATCGTCACGGCGGCGATCCTGCTCGACACCCCGGTCAGCTTGCTGCGGATGCGGTTCGACGACGCCCTCGGCGTACCCGAAGTGAAGGCGCTGCTGATCACGGGCATTCTGGTGCTCGCGCTGGCGATCGGGATCCGCCGTGTGCAGACGTCATCGGCGGCGGGACTCGGCGTACTCGTCGCTATCGCCGCGTTGATCCCGACCGCGGTCACGGCGTACCCACGGAACGAGTCGTACGTCGTGCTGGCCGGTGCCGCGCTGGTGATCCACGTGATCGCGGCGACCACCTGGGTCGGCGGGCTCGCCGGGCTGGTCCGCTACGGGCGAGCGAGCCGGACCGGGCTGCCGATCGTGCTGGAGCGCTACGGGCAGGTCGCGTTCATCTCGTCGATCGCCGTACTGCTCAGCGGCCTGATCAGCGCCGCCGGACGGCTGGCCGCGAAGGGCGGCGGCTGGGGCTCGATCCTCGATCCGCTCACCGGCGACGCGTACGGCGCTCTGCTGATCGTCAAGATCGTCGCGTTCCTGCTCCTCATCGTCCTGTCCGCTCTCCACCGCGGCCGCGCTCACGGCGACCTCCTCGACGGCGGCCAGCCGTTCTGGCGCATCGTCGGCGTTGAACTGTTCGTGATGGCGCTCGCGCTGGGCCTGTCGATCGCCCTCTCCCAGACGGTCTAG
- a CDS encoding TetR/AcrR family transcriptional regulator: protein MLKSPDGDWRAARRANARAAVLDAAWGLVRENGLAALSLRELAKRAGITTPTVYAYFESKNAILDAMFAEAAQSFVELMSSLPASDDPVADMIAAVRHFSEFCVSDVPRYQLLFQPSVPGFTPSAESYGIAVSALELARDLLARNGVHDPRHLDIWTAITTGLVGQQISNDPGGDRWTGLIEDVTRMFLAQYGDATQHKGKS, encoded by the coding sequence GTGTTAAAGAGTCCGGACGGTGACTGGCGTGCAGCCCGCCGGGCGAATGCCCGGGCGGCGGTGCTGGACGCCGCCTGGGGTCTGGTGCGGGAGAACGGGCTGGCCGCGCTGTCGTTGCGTGAGCTGGCCAAGCGCGCCGGGATCACCACGCCGACGGTCTACGCGTACTTCGAGTCCAAGAACGCGATCCTCGACGCGATGTTCGCGGAGGCCGCACAGTCGTTCGTGGAGCTGATGAGCTCGTTGCCGGCGAGTGACGATCCGGTGGCGGACATGATCGCCGCCGTGCGTCACTTCAGCGAGTTCTGCGTCTCCGACGTACCGCGGTACCAACTGTTGTTCCAGCCCTCGGTCCCCGGCTTCACGCCGTCGGCCGAGTCGTACGGGATCGCGGTCAGCGCACTCGAGCTGGCCCGCGATCTCCTCGCACGCAACGGCGTGCACGATCCACGGCACCTCGACATCTGGACCGCGATCACCACCGGCCTGGTCGGCCAGCAGATCTCCAACGACCCGGGCGGCGATCGGTGGACCGGTCTGATCGAGGACGTGACCCGGATGTTCCTCGCGCAGTACGGGGACGCCACGCAGCACAAGGGGAAATCATGA
- a CDS encoding VOC family protein, translating into MTTVAQPRLHHLALTVTDLDSSVEWYGDVFDVHPILDVPHQGGVGRILADADRQLMIALHRHDTNNGALCAETVTGLDHAGFTVATRADLEAWQDHLEAHGVVRADVADKPLTQSPIADEPYASVLVFRDQDNIQLELFAPAQH; encoded by the coding sequence ATGACCACAGTCGCGCAGCCCAGACTCCATCACCTGGCTCTCACCGTGACCGACCTCGACTCGAGCGTCGAGTGGTACGGCGACGTGTTCGACGTACACCCGATCCTCGACGTACCGCATCAAGGCGGTGTCGGCCGCATCCTCGCCGACGCGGACCGGCAGCTGATGATCGCGCTGCACCGCCACGACACCAACAACGGTGCCCTCTGTGCCGAGACCGTGACCGGGCTGGACCACGCCGGCTTCACAGTCGCGACCCGCGCCGACCTCGAGGCCTGGCAGGACCACCTCGAGGCGCACGGCGTCGTCCGCGCCGACGTCGCCGACAAACCCCTGACCCAGTCCCCGATCGCCGACGAGCCCTACGCCTCGGTCCTCGTCTTCCGCGACCAGGACAACATCCAGCTGGAACTCTTCGCCCCGGCACAGCACTGA
- a CDS encoding M4 family metallopeptidase gives MAIVAAAGLATTFTASTAGAADRAVPLPASGFNQPAAVQAEQALTAQTAAALGLGSGEQLKVRDVVKDADGTEYVRYDRTFNGLKVVGGDLIVKRKGESIGQVTYNRGAKAVEVATKPTLSQSAALAKGAQAAKFKASGNKGQLVVFVTPTKPVLAYEVVTTGVKPDQTPSVLHSFIDARTGAVLDQDDEVKTGTGNSMYAGTVTIGTSGSSGNFSMTDASRGGNYTTDLNGSTSGNGTTFTDADDTWGTGAASNRQTAGVDAHYGAQLTWDYYKNVHGRNGIFNNGQGARSRVHYGNSYVNAFWDGTQMTYGDGQGNTHPLTAIDVAGHEMSHGVTEATANLNYSGDAGGLNEATSDIFGTMVEWYANNSSDPGDYLIGEKININGDGTPLRYMDKPSKDGASVDCWSTSTGGLDPHYSSGPLNHWFYLASEGTGSKTINGVTYNSTACNGTTFAGVGRDVASKVWYRTLSTKLSSGSTYKDAREGAINSAKELYGADSAQCKGIEAAFSGIAVPAGSASCGGGTTPPPTGDNLLQNPGFESGAVNWTGTSGPITNNTGRPARTGSWKLWLQGNGRATTENVGQSVAIPASATTASLSFWIRIDTAETTTSTVYDTVKVQVVDGSTATTLATYSNLNKNTSYVQKTLNLSAYKGKTVTVKFVGQEDSSAQTSFVIDDTSLTAS, from the coding sequence GTGGCCATCGTCGCGGCAGCGGGTCTTGCCACGACGTTCACCGCTTCGACCGCGGGTGCCGCCGACCGGGCGGTTCCGCTTCCGGCATCCGGGTTCAACCAGCCCGCCGCCGTCCAGGCCGAGCAGGCGCTGACCGCGCAGACGGCCGCAGCTCTGGGTCTCGGCAGTGGCGAGCAGCTCAAGGTTCGCGACGTGGTGAAGGATGCCGACGGCACCGAATACGTCCGCTACGACCGCACGTTCAACGGCCTGAAGGTCGTCGGCGGTGACCTGATCGTCAAGCGCAAGGGCGAGTCGATCGGTCAGGTCACCTACAACCGCGGCGCGAAGGCCGTCGAGGTCGCCACCAAGCCGACCCTGTCCCAGTCGGCTGCTCTTGCGAAGGGCGCACAGGCAGCGAAGTTCAAGGCCTCCGGCAACAAAGGCCAGTTGGTCGTCTTCGTGACGCCGACCAAGCCCGTGCTCGCCTACGAGGTCGTCACCACCGGTGTGAAGCCCGACCAGACCCCGTCGGTGCTGCACTCGTTCATCGACGCCAGGACCGGCGCCGTTCTCGACCAGGACGACGAGGTCAAGACCGGCACCGGCAACTCGATGTACGCCGGCACGGTGACCATCGGTACGTCGGGATCGTCCGGCAACTTCTCCATGACCGACGCGAGCCGTGGTGGCAACTACACCACCGACCTGAACGGCTCGACGTCCGGCAACGGCACCACGTTCACCGACGCCGACGACACCTGGGGTACCGGCGCCGCGTCGAACCGCCAGACCGCTGGTGTGGACGCCCACTACGGCGCCCAGCTGACCTGGGACTATTACAAGAACGTCCACGGCCGCAACGGCATCTTCAACAACGGCCAGGGCGCCCGCTCACGGGTTCACTACGGCAACTCGTACGTGAACGCGTTCTGGGACGGCACCCAGATGACGTACGGCGACGGTCAGGGCAACACCCACCCGCTGACCGCGATCGACGTGGCCGGCCATGAGATGAGCCACGGTGTCACCGAGGCGACGGCCAACCTGAACTACTCCGGTGACGCCGGCGGCCTGAACGAGGCGACCAGCGACATCTTCGGCACGATGGTCGAGTGGTACGCGAACAACTCGAGCGACCCGGGTGACTACCTGATCGGCGAGAAGATCAACATCAACGGCGACGGTACGCCGCTGCGCTACATGGACAAGCCGTCGAAGGACGGTGCCAGCGTGGACTGCTGGTCGACCAGCACCGGCGGTCTCGACCCGCACTACTCGTCCGGCCCGCTGAACCACTGGTTCTACCTGGCGTCGGAGGGCACCGGCAGCAAGACCATCAACGGTGTCACCTACAACAGCACCGCCTGCAACGGCACTACGTTCGCCGGCGTCGGCCGCGACGTCGCGTCGAAGGTCTGGTACCGCACCCTGAGCACCAAGCTCAGCTCGGGCAGCACCTACAAGGACGCCCGTGAGGGCGCGATCAACTCCGCGAAGGAGCTGTACGGCGCGGATTCCGCACAGTGCAAGGGCATCGAGGCCGCGTTCAGCGGTATCGCGGTGCCGGCCGGTTCCGCTTCCTGCGGTGGCGGCACCACGCCGCCGCCCACCGGCGACAACCTGCTGCAGAACCCGGGCTTCGAGTCCGGCGCGGTGAACTGGACCGGCACCTCCGGCCCCATCACCAACAACACCGGCCGCCCGGCGCGCACCGGTAGCTGGAAGCTGTGGCTGCAGGGCAACGGCCGCGCCACCACCGAGAACGTCGGCCAGTCGGTCGCGATCCCGGCGTCGGCGACGACCGCGAGCCTGTCGTTCTGGATCCGGATCGACACCGCCGAGACCACCACCTCGACCGTGTACGACACGGTGAAGGTCCAGGTCGTCGACGGGTCGACCGCGACAACGCTGGCGACGTACTCGAACCTGAACAAGAACACGTCGTACGTGCAGAAGACGCTGAACCTGTCGGCGTACAAGGGCAAGACCGTCACGGTGAAGTTCGTCGGCCAGGAGGACTCCTCCGCGCAGACCAGCTTCGTCATCGACGACACCTCGCTGACCGCGAGCTGA
- a CDS encoding DUF4307 domain-containing protein: protein MSEPSASPAATPTSDLNARYGRGGRSWRPFVIGGLGVVILAGLVWLVWAAWVQSNPPVSSQLNGFEIVSPTSATATMKVDRTKSVEASCRLQAKAADFSIVGEVTVTVKADSPRHQVLPVTLTTQRSATAVVLVGCTTADQHRPH from the coding sequence GTGTCTGAGCCATCTGCGTCACCTGCCGCCACCCCGACCTCCGACCTGAACGCGCGGTACGGCAGGGGCGGACGGTCCTGGCGGCCGTTCGTGATCGGCGGCCTGGGGGTCGTGATCCTGGCCGGCCTGGTGTGGCTGGTGTGGGCGGCCTGGGTGCAGTCGAATCCGCCGGTCAGCTCGCAACTGAACGGTTTCGAGATCGTCTCGCCGACCAGCGCGACGGCCACGATGAAGGTGGACCGGACCAAGTCGGTCGAGGCCAGCTGCCGGCTGCAGGCGAAGGCGGCCGACTTCTCGATCGTGGGCGAGGTGACCGTGACCGTGAAGGCGGATTCACCCCGCCACCAGGTGCTGCCGGTCACACTGACAACGCAACGCTCCGCAACCGCCGTCGTCCTCGTCGGTTGTACGACGGCCGACCAGCACCGCCCGCACTGA
- a CDS encoding ATP-binding cassette domain-containing protein: protein MAAIEATGLVKTFKGRKSTVKALDGIDLDVPEGTVLGLLGPNGAGKTTAVRVLTTLLRPDAGTARVLGHDVVKEADTVRGLVGLSGQYAAVDELLTGRENLWMFGRLYRLPSDQAKRRAEELLATFDLTDAADRILKTYSGGMRRRLDLAGSLIAHPKVLFLDEPTTGLDPRSRLDLWQIIRDRVREGVTILLTTQYLEEADELADSIAVVDHGSVIARGTADELKAKVGGERIEVVVHDPSDLTRALELLTASLGIADPEATSLDEHARRITVPAPGGSSALVDVIRTLDAAGIRIADIGLRRPTLDDVFLTLTGHEAEQKESL, encoded by the coding sequence ATGGCTGCAATCGAGGCGACCGGCCTCGTGAAGACGTTCAAAGGGAGAAAATCGACGGTCAAGGCGCTCGACGGGATCGACCTCGACGTGCCGGAGGGGACGGTGCTCGGCCTGCTCGGGCCGAACGGAGCGGGCAAGACCACGGCGGTGCGCGTGCTGACCACGCTGCTCCGGCCCGACGCCGGCACGGCTCGCGTGCTCGGGCACGACGTGGTGAAAGAGGCGGACACGGTCCGCGGGCTCGTCGGGCTCTCCGGGCAGTACGCCGCCGTCGACGAACTGCTGACCGGCCGGGAGAACCTGTGGATGTTCGGCCGGCTCTATCGGCTGCCCAGTGACCAGGCCAAGCGACGGGCCGAGGAGTTGCTGGCGACATTCGATCTGACCGACGCCGCGGATCGGATCCTGAAGACGTACTCCGGTGGTATGCGCCGCCGGCTCGACCTGGCGGGCTCGCTGATCGCGCACCCGAAGGTGCTGTTCCTCGACGAGCCGACGACCGGGCTCGACCCGCGGTCGCGGCTCGACCTGTGGCAGATCATCCGCGATCGCGTTCGCGAAGGCGTGACGATCCTGCTGACCACGCAGTACCTGGAGGAGGCGGACGAGCTCGCCGACAGCATCGCGGTGGTCGACCACGGTTCGGTGATCGCCCGCGGTACGGCGGACGAGCTCAAGGCGAAGGTCGGCGGTGAGCGGATCGAGGTCGTCGTGCACGACCCGTCCGATCTGACCCGGGCGCTGGAGCTGCTGACCGCCTCGCTCGGGATCGCCGATCCGGAGGCGACCTCGCTCGACGAGCACGCGCGCCGGATCACGGTGCCGGCGCCGGGCGGTTCGAGCGCGCTGGTCGACGTGATCCGCACGCTGGACGCCGCGGGAATCCGGATCGCCGACATCGGCCTGCGGCGGCCGACGCTGGACGACGTGTTCCTCACCCTCACCGGGCACGAGGCCGAGCAGAAGGAGTCGCTGTGA
- the mca gene encoding mycothiol conjugate amidase Mca has protein sequence MSGDLRLLHVHAHPDDESSKGAASTARYVAEGVEVMVATCTGGERGSILNPKMDRPEVLANITEIRRKEMDAAREILGIRQEWLGWVDSGFPEGDPLPPLPEGCFGALKVEDAAAPLVKLIREFRPQVVTTYDENGGYPHPDHVMCHQITVAAFEAAGDKDAYPELGEPFQPLKLYYHHTFHYERMKALHDAMVARGLESPYAERLKDWKPDPENERRITTRVECAEYFATRDKALLAHATQIDPDGGWFTVPLEVHQAAWPTEDYELARSLVESELPEDDLFAGLR, from the coding sequence GTGAGTGGAGATCTTCGGTTGTTGCATGTGCACGCCCACCCGGATGACGAGTCGAGCAAGGGAGCCGCGTCGACGGCCAGGTACGTGGCCGAGGGCGTCGAGGTGATGGTCGCCACCTGTACCGGCGGCGAACGCGGATCGATCCTGAATCCGAAGATGGACCGCCCGGAGGTGCTGGCGAACATCACTGAGATCCGCCGCAAGGAGATGGACGCGGCGCGCGAGATCCTCGGTATCCGGCAGGAGTGGCTGGGCTGGGTCGACTCGGGTTTCCCGGAGGGCGATCCGCTGCCGCCGCTGCCCGAGGGCTGCTTCGGCGCGCTCAAGGTCGAGGACGCCGCCGCCCCGCTGGTGAAGCTGATCCGCGAGTTCCGCCCGCAGGTCGTCACGACGTACGACGAGAACGGCGGCTACCCGCACCCGGATCACGTGATGTGCCACCAGATCACCGTCGCGGCCTTCGAGGCCGCGGGGGACAAGGACGCGTACCCGGAGCTCGGTGAGCCGTTCCAGCCACTGAAGCTCTACTACCACCACACGTTCCACTACGAGCGGATGAAGGCGCTGCACGACGCGATGGTCGCGCGCGGCCTCGAGTCGCCGTACGCCGAGCGCCTGAAGGACTGGAAGCCGGACCCGGAGAACGAGCGCCGGATCACCACCCGGGTCGAGTGCGCGGAGTACTTCGCCACCCGGGACAAGGCGCTGCTCGCCCACGCCACGCAGATCGACCCGGACGGCGGCTGGTTCACCGTTCCGCTCGAGGTGCACCAGGCGGCCTGGCCGACCGAGGACTACGAGCTCGCTCGGAGTCTGGTCGAGTCCGAGCTGCCAGAAGATGACCTGTTCGCGGGGCTGCGCTGA